Genomic DNA from Longimicrobium sp.:
CGCGGCCTCCACCGTCTTCGCGGCTGCGGGGAGCCGCCCCTCCGCCAGCGCGGCGTCGATGGCGCGGGCCTGCGACAGGAAGCCCAGCTTGGGGTCGGCCGCGAACACCTTCTGCCACCCCGCCGTGAACGTCACCGCCGCCAGCCACGCCAGCGGCCCCAGCGTCACCCAGGCGAAGCGAGCCTTGCCTATCTTGATCAGCACCGTCGTTCCCACGCACAGCGCGACGGCGGCCAGCAGCTGGTTGCTGATGCCGAACAGCGGCCACAGGCTGTTGATGCCGCCCAGCGGGTCTACCACGCCCTGGTACAGGAAGTACGCCCATCCACCGACCACCAGCGCGCTGGACAGGATGATGGAGGGATACCAGGAGGTACGCCCGAGCGGCTTGTACACGTGGCCCAAAATCTCCTGCATCATGAACCGGCCCACGCGCGTGCCGGTGTCGATGGTCGTGAGGATGAACAGCGCCTCGAACATGATGGCGAAGTGGTACCACACCGCCATCAGCCCCGACCCGCCGATGACGCCCGAAAAGATCTGCGCCATCCCTACCGCCAGCGACGGCGCGCCACCCGTTCGCGCCATCAGCGACTCCTCGCCTACGGACGCCGCCAGGCCCTGCATCTGCTCGGGCGTAACGACGAATCCCCACGCCGCGATCGTCCGCGTCGCTTCCTGCAGCGTTCCGCCGACGACTCCCGCCGGCGCGTTGATGGCGAAGTAGACGCCGGGGTCCAGGATCCCCGCCGCCACCATCGCCATCACGCCCACGAAGCTTTCCATCAGCATGGCGCCGTAGCCCACCAGCCGCGCATCCGTCTCGCGCATCAGCATCTTGGGCGTGGTGCCGGACGCCACCAGCGCGTGGAAGCCGCTGATGGCGCCGCACGCCACGGTGATGAAGGCGAACGGGAACAGCTTGCCCGCGAACACGGGCCCGGTGCCGTCCACGAACTGCGTCATCGCCGGCATCTTGATGGTCGGCAGGCTCACCAGGATGCCGGCGGCCAGCGCCACGATGGTCCCGATCTTCAGGAACGTCGACAGGTAGTCGCGTGGGCACAGCAGCACCCACACCGGGAGGACGGACGCCACGAAGCCGTAGCCCGCCATCAGCCACACCAGCGTCGTCTTTTCGACGGTGAAGAAGTCGGCCAGCACCGGGTTCTCCGCCACCCACCGGCCGCCCACCGTCGCCGCCAGCACCAGCGCCACCCCGATGGCCGACGCCTCGCCCACGCGGCCGGGGCGGAAGGCGTGCATCCACCACCCCATCAGCAGGGCGATGGGCACCGTGCAGGCGATGGTGAACAGCCCCCACGGCGAGTGCGCCAGCGCGTTCACCACGATCAGCGCCAGCACGGCCAGGAGAATGGCCATGATGGAAAGCACGGCCACCATGGCGATGAACCCCGCCGTGGTGTTGATCTCCTCGCGCGCCATCTGCCCCAGCGACTTTCCGTCGCGCCGCATGGAGGCGAACAGGATGACGAAGTCCTGCACCGCGCCCGCCAGCACCACGCCGATGATCAGCCAGAGCGTGCCCGGCAGGTACCCGAACTGCGCCGCCAGCACGGGGCCCACCAGCGGTCCCGCCCCCGCGATGGCCGCGAAGTGGTGCCCGAAGAGCACCCAGCGATTGGTGGGCACGAAGTCCACGTGGTTGTCCAGCCGCTCGGCGGGCGTGGCGCGGTTCGCGTCGAGCTCGAAGACGCGCGTGGCCAGGAACTTCGCGTAGAAGCGGTAGGCCACGGCGTAGGTGCACACCGCGGCGATCACCAGCCAGGCGGCGTTGATGGTTTCGCCGCGGTGAAGGGCCATGGTGCCCAGCGCCACGGCGCCCAGCACGGCGACGGCGGCCCAGGCCAGCTTGGGAAGGTGCGTGCGCATGGTGGATCGCGACGGGAAGGAAGCGGCGGGTGGGGAAGACGGCCAGAAAGTGCGGTGATGGCCGCGCGGAAACAAGAGGGCGCCCTAATCCGCTCTTAACCGCAAACCGGTTCAGAACCGGGCACTCTCGTGCGTCTCACTCCAGGAGGAGGTTCGCACCTTTCCACCAACGGAGGCACCCATGCCGCGCGTCGCCATCATCGGAGCGGGGCTCAGCGGGCTGGTCACCGCCAAGACCCTGCTCGAAGAAGGGTTCCAGGTTACGCTGTTCGAGACGGAGGACGAGGTGGGAGGCGTGTGGGCGCGCACCCGCCGCTACCCCGGCGTGCACACGCAGAACC
This window encodes:
- a CDS encoding carbon starvation CstA family protein, whose amino-acid sequence is MRTHLPKLAWAAVAVLGAVALGTMALHRGETINAAWLVIAAVCTYAVAYRFYAKFLATRVFELDANRATPAERLDNHVDFVPTNRWVLFGHHFAAIAGAGPLVGPVLAAQFGYLPGTLWLIIGVVLAGAVQDFVILFASMRRDGKSLGQMAREEINTTAGFIAMVAVLSIMAILLAVLALIVVNALAHSPWGLFTIACTVPIALLMGWWMHAFRPGRVGEASAIGVALVLAATVGGRWVAENPVLADFFTVEKTTLVWLMAGYGFVASVLPVWVLLCPRDYLSTFLKIGTIVALAAGILVSLPTIKMPAMTQFVDGTGPVFAGKLFPFAFITVACGAISGFHALVASGTTPKMLMRETDARLVGYGAMLMESFVGVMAMVAAGILDPGVYFAINAPAGVVGGTLQEATRTIAAWGFVVTPEQMQGLAASVGEESLMARTGGAPSLAVGMAQIFSGVIGGSGLMAVWYHFAIMFEALFILTTIDTGTRVGRFMMQEILGHVYKPLGRTSWYPSIILSSALVVGGWAYFLYQGVVDPLGGINSLWPLFGISNQLLAAVALCVGTTVLIKIGKARFAWVTLGPLAWLAAVTFTAGWQKVFAADPKLGFLSQARAIDAALAEGRLPAAAKTVEAAQQMMFNARLDAVVALVFMGVAVMVIVVSIREWILLVRKRKPIVMHEAPFVPTALGLAGD